A portion of the Mycobacterium paraseoulense genome contains these proteins:
- the rapZ gene encoding RNase adapter RapZ codes for MTGELAEGRPVDARPDDGGGIDVVLVTGLSGAGRGTAAKVLEDLGWYVADNLPPQLITRMVDFGLAAGSRITQLAVVMDVRSRGFTGDLDEVRNELATRNIRPRVVFMEASDDMLVRRYEQNRRSHPLQGDQTLAEGIAAERRMLAPVRATADLIIDTSTLSVRGLRESIERAFGGDTSTSISVTVESFGFKYGLPMDADMVMDVRFLPNPHWVDELRPLTGQDPAVSEYVLSQPGAADFLEAYHRLLSLVVDGYRREGKRYMTVAIGCTGGKHRSVAIAEALMGLLKGNPQLSVRVLHRDLGRE; via the coding sequence ATGACGGGTGAGTTGGCGGAGGGCCGCCCGGTGGATGCCCGTCCGGACGACGGGGGCGGCATCGACGTCGTGCTGGTGACCGGATTGTCCGGCGCCGGGCGGGGTACCGCCGCCAAGGTGCTCGAGGACCTCGGCTGGTACGTGGCCGACAACCTGCCGCCGCAGCTGATCACCCGCATGGTCGATTTCGGGCTGGCCGCCGGTTCGCGGATCACCCAGCTGGCGGTGGTGATGGACGTGCGCTCGCGCGGCTTCACCGGTGACCTCGACGAGGTGCGCAACGAGCTGGCCACCCGCAACATCAGGCCGCGCGTCGTCTTCATGGAGGCATCCGACGACATGCTGGTGCGCCGCTACGAACAGAACCGCCGCAGCCACCCCCTGCAGGGCGACCAGACCCTGGCCGAGGGCATTGCCGCCGAGCGCCGGATGCTGGCCCCGGTGCGCGCCACCGCCGACTTGATCATCGACACGTCGACGCTGTCGGTGCGCGGCCTGCGGGAGAGCATCGAGCGCGCGTTCGGCGGCGACACCAGCACGTCGATCAGCGTCACGGTCGAATCGTTCGGCTTCAAGTACGGCCTGCCGATGGACGCCGACATGGTGATGGACGTACGGTTCCTGCCCAACCCGCACTGGGTCGACGAGCTGCGTCCGCTCACCGGGCAGGACCCGGCGGTCAGCGAGTACGTGTTGAGCCAGCCCGGCGCCGCGGATTTCCTGGAGGCCTACCATCGGTTGCTGTCTCTGGTCGTCGACGGTTACCGCCGGGAGGGCAAGCGCTACATGACGGTCGCCATCGGCTGCACCGGCGGCAAGCATCGCAGCGTCGCGATCGCCGAGGCGCTGATGGGGCTGCTGAAGGGCAATCCCCAATTGTCGGTGCGGGTGCTGCATCGGGATCTGGGCCGCGAATGA
- a CDS encoding SDR family NAD(P)-dependent oxidoreductase encodes MTASLSGRVALVTGGASGIGAALSAKLVEGGAEVWIADRQIGAAHELAQRLDKGGRRAHAIELDVRSYPSFERAAAEAVQQSGRIDYLFNNAGIGVAGEIDSYTLDDWNDVFDVNLRGVVHGIQAVYPMMIRQHSGHIVNTASMAGLVTTAGQGSYTATKHAVVAISKTLRIEAKRHGVQVSVLCPGVIRTPILTGGQYGRTANIGISDEEVLALWERMRPMAPEVFAERALRAVLHGTAIIVVPAWWKAWWYLDRLSPSLSMRFAEVALQRVRNAQSSPS; translated from the coding sequence ATGACAGCGAGCTTGTCAGGCAGGGTCGCGCTCGTCACGGGGGGAGCGTCCGGGATCGGCGCGGCGTTGTCCGCCAAGCTGGTTGAGGGAGGCGCTGAAGTGTGGATCGCCGATCGTCAGATCGGCGCGGCACACGAGTTGGCGCAACGCCTCGACAAGGGTGGCCGAAGGGCGCACGCGATCGAGCTCGATGTGCGCAGCTACCCATCGTTCGAGCGCGCAGCCGCCGAGGCGGTGCAGCAATCCGGGCGGATCGACTACCTGTTCAACAATGCCGGCATCGGGGTCGCCGGCGAGATCGACTCGTACACCCTCGATGACTGGAACGACGTCTTCGACGTGAACCTGCGCGGTGTGGTCCATGGCATCCAAGCGGTCTACCCGATGATGATCCGGCAGCACTCCGGCCACATTGTGAACACCGCCTCGATGGCGGGCCTTGTCACCACCGCAGGCCAGGGAAGTTACACCGCCACCAAACACGCGGTCGTCGCGATCTCCAAAACGTTGCGGATCGAGGCAAAGCGCCATGGCGTGCAGGTCTCGGTGCTCTGTCCCGGGGTGATCCGGACCCCCATCCTCACTGGGGGCCAGTACGGACGCACCGCCAACATCGGCATCAGCGACGAGGAAGTCCTCGCCCTTTGGGAGCGGATGCGGCCGATGGCCCCTGAAGTGTTCGCTGAACGCGCACTCCGGGCGGTGCTGCACGGGACGGCGATCATCGTCGTGCCGGCGTGGTGGAAGGCATGGTGGTACCTCGATCGGCTCTCGCCGTCGCTGTCGATGCGATTTGCCGAAGTCGCGCTCCAGCGCGTGCGGAACGCGCAGTCCAGCCCCTCGTGA
- a CDS encoding hemophore-related protein encodes MFKRSLTRLAIGVGGLALASTAAAGVASAAPDYGPMINTTCSYDQAMRAVHAENPMAAQYLDQSPPNQQFLQQYLASSPDQRVNLLHAIEHNQGAQQALPIFQQMMTDCKNF; translated from the coding sequence ATGTTCAAGCGCTCGTTGACCAGGCTCGCGATCGGGGTTGGCGGTCTGGCATTGGCGTCGACCGCCGCTGCCGGGGTCGCATCAGCTGCCCCCGACTACGGCCCGATGATCAACACGACCTGCAGTTACGACCAGGCGATGCGGGCCGTGCACGCGGAAAACCCGATGGCCGCTCAGTACCTCGACCAGTCGCCGCCGAACCAGCAGTTCCTGCAGCAGTACCTGGCGTCGTCGCCGGATCAGCGCGTGAACCTGCTCCACGCCATCGAGCACAACCAGGGCGCGCAGCAGGCTTTGCCGATCTTCCAGCAGATGATGACCGACTGTAAGAACTTCTGA
- the yvcK gene encoding uridine diphosphate-N-acetylglucosamine-binding protein YvcK: MSAPTNQGIVALGGGHGLYATLSAARRLTPHVTAVVTVADDGGSSGRLRSELDVVPPGDLRMALAALASDSPHGRLWATILQHRFGGNGALAGHPIGNLMLAGLSEVLADPVAALDELGRILGVKGRVLPMCPIALQIEADVSGLETDPRMFRLIRGQVAVATTPGKVRRVRLLPSDPPATRQAVDAIMAADLVVLGPGSWFTSVIPHVLVPGLAAALRATTARRALVLNLVAEPGETAGFSVERHLHVLAQHAPGFTVHDIIIDAERVPGEREREHLRRTATLLSAEVHFADVARPGTPLHDPGKLAAALDGVRAARKGPGAPPVTATADIRVEGASPQPGGNGPAGSGPRGDDAWR, from the coding sequence ATGAGCGCGCCGACGAATCAGGGCATCGTCGCGCTCGGCGGGGGACACGGCCTGTACGCGACGCTGTCCGCCGCACGCCGGCTGACGCCCCATGTCACCGCCGTGGTGACCGTCGCCGACGACGGCGGTTCCTCGGGGCGGCTGCGCAGCGAACTCGATGTGGTGCCGCCCGGCGATCTGCGAATGGCGTTGGCGGCCTTGGCGTCCGACAGCCCGCACGGGCGGTTGTGGGCGACCATCCTGCAGCACCGGTTCGGTGGCAACGGAGCGTTGGCCGGGCATCCGATCGGCAACCTGATGCTCGCCGGGCTGTCCGAGGTGCTGGCCGATCCGGTGGCCGCGCTCGACGAGCTCGGCCGCATCCTCGGTGTCAAGGGCCGGGTGCTGCCGATGTGTCCGATCGCGCTGCAGATCGAGGCCGACGTGTCCGGCCTGGAGACCGATCCGCGGATGTTCCGGCTGATTCGCGGCCAGGTGGCGGTCGCCACCACGCCGGGCAAGGTGCGGCGGGTGCGGCTGCTGCCGTCTGACCCCCCGGCGACCCGGCAGGCCGTCGACGCCATCATGGCCGCCGACCTGGTGGTGCTGGGCCCCGGCTCGTGGTTCACCAGCGTGATCCCGCACGTGCTGGTGCCGGGACTGGCGGCGGCGCTGCGGGCCACCACCGCCCGCCGCGCGCTGGTGCTCAATCTGGTGGCCGAGCCGGGGGAAACGGCGGGCTTCTCCGTCGAGCGGCATCTGCACGTGTTGGCCCAGCACGCACCGGGTTTCACCGTGCACGACATCATCATCGACGCCGAGCGCGTGCCCGGCGAGCGCGAGCGGGAGCACCTGCGCCGCACCGCGACGCTGCTTTCGGCCGAGGTCCACTTCGCCGACGTGGCCCGACCTGGTACACCTTTACATGACCCGGGCAAGCTCGCGGCGGCCCTGGACGGGGTCCGGGCGGCCCGCAAGGGTCCGGGAGCGCCCCCGGTTACGGCCACCGCGGATATCCGGGTCGAGGGTGCAAGCCCACAGCCCGGTGGCAATGGACCGGCCGGCAGCGGACCAAGGGGTGACGACGCGTGGCGATGA
- a CDS encoding PH domain-containing protein, with protein MTDREEWDVELRPHRTPIFVYGAALTIVAVHVAIGFLLKVGSTGVVFHTSDQVAMALLGVVLAGVILLFARPRLRVGAAGMSVRNLLGDKLIEWQDIAGVSFPAGNRWARLDLPDDEYIPVMAIQAVDKERAVNAMDTVRALLARYRPDLRTH; from the coding sequence GTGACCGACCGCGAGGAATGGGATGTCGAGTTGCGTCCCCACCGCACACCGATATTCGTCTACGGCGCGGCACTCACCATCGTGGCGGTGCACGTCGCGATCGGCTTTCTGCTCAAGGTCGGCTCCACCGGGGTGGTGTTTCACACCAGCGACCAGGTGGCGATGGCGCTGCTCGGTGTGGTCCTGGCGGGCGTGATCCTGCTGTTCGCCCGGCCGCGGCTCCGGGTCGGGGCGGCCGGAATGTCGGTGCGTAACCTGTTGGGCGACAAGCTCATCGAATGGCAAGACATCGCCGGGGTCTCGTTCCCGGCGGGCAATCGCTGGGCGCGCCTCGACCTGCCCGACGACGAGTACATCCCCGTGATGGCCATTCAGGCCGTCGACAAGGAGCGCGCGGTCAACGCGATGGATACCGTGCGGGCGCTGCTCGCGCGGTATCGGCCCGACCTGCGTACCCACTGA
- a CDS encoding bifunctional 3,4-dihydroxy-2-butanone-4-phosphate synthase/GTP cyclohydrolase II translates to MTRLDSVERAVADIAAGKAVVVIDDEDRENEGDLIFAAEKATPELVAFMVRYTSGYLCVPLDGAICDRLGLLPMYAVNQDKHGTAYTVTVDARNGVGTGISASDRATTMRLLADPASIANDFTRPGHVVPLRAKDGGVLRRPGHTEAAVDLARMAGLQPAGAICEIVSQKDEGSMAQTDELRVFADEHDLALITIADLIEWRRKHEKHIERIAEARIPTRHGEFRAIGYASIYEDVEHVALVRGEIAGPNADGDDVLVRVHSECLTGDVFGSRRCDCGPQLDAAMAMVAREGRGIVLYMRGHEGRGIGLMHKLQAYQLQDAGEDTVDANLKLGLPADARDYGIGAQILVDLGVRSMRLLTNNPAKRVGLDGYGLHIIERVPLPVRANAENIRYLMTKRDKMGHDLAGLDDFHESVHLPGEFGGAL, encoded by the coding sequence ATGACGAGGTTGGACTCCGTCGAAAGGGCGGTTGCCGACATTGCGGCCGGTAAGGCCGTGGTCGTCATCGACGACGAGGACCGCGAGAACGAAGGCGACCTGATCTTCGCCGCCGAAAAGGCGACCCCGGAGCTGGTGGCGTTCATGGTCCGCTACACCTCGGGGTACCTGTGCGTCCCGCTGGACGGCGCGATCTGCGACCGGCTGGGGCTGCTGCCCATGTACGCGGTGAACCAGGACAAGCACGGCACCGCCTACACCGTCACCGTCGACGCGAGAAACGGCGTGGGCACCGGTATTTCGGCTTCCGATCGGGCCACCACCATGCGCCTGCTCGCCGATCCCGCCAGCATCGCCAACGACTTCACGCGCCCCGGTCATGTGGTTCCGTTGCGCGCCAAGGACGGCGGCGTGCTGCGCCGTCCCGGCCACACCGAGGCCGCCGTCGACCTGGCCCGCATGGCGGGATTGCAACCCGCGGGCGCGATCTGCGAGATCGTCAGCCAAAAGGACGAGGGCTCGATGGCGCAGACCGACGAGCTGCGGGTCTTCGCCGACGAGCACGACCTCGCGCTGATCACAATCGCCGACCTGATCGAGTGGCGGCGCAAGCACGAGAAGCACATCGAGCGGATCGCCGAGGCCCGCATACCGACCCGGCACGGCGAATTCCGCGCCATCGGTTACGCCAGCATCTATGAGGATGTCGAACACGTGGCGCTGGTGCGCGGCGAGATCGCCGGCCCGAACGCCGACGGCGACGACGTGCTGGTCCGCGTGCACTCCGAGTGCCTGACCGGTGACGTCTTCGGTTCCCGCCGCTGCGATTGCGGACCCCAACTCGACGCGGCGATGGCGATGGTCGCGCGAGAGGGGCGCGGCATCGTGCTGTACATGCGCGGCCATGAGGGCCGCGGCATCGGCCTGATGCACAAATTGCAGGCCTACCAGCTGCAGGACGCCGGCGAGGACACTGTCGACGCCAACCTCAAACTCGGATTGCCAGCCGACGCACGGGATTACGGAATCGGGGCGCAGATACTGGTCGACCTCGGGGTCCGCTCGATGCGGCTGCTGACCAACAATCCGGCCAAGCGGGTCGGGCTGGATGGCTATGGCCTGCACATCATCGAGCGGGTGCCGCTGCCGGTGCGCGCCAACGCGGAGAACATCCGCTACCTGATGACCAAGCGTGACAAGATGGGCCACGACCTGGCGGGTTTGGACGACTTCCACGAATCCGTCCATCTGCCCGGCGAATTCGGTGGTGCTCTGTGA
- the ribH gene encoding 6,7-dimethyl-8-ribityllumazine synthase, with translation MSPAAGVPDFPPLDASGLRLAIVASTWHNEICDALLAGARKVASESGLDNPTVVRVIGAIEIPVVAQELTRNHDAVVALGVVIRGQTPHFDYVCDAVTQGLTRVSLDSSTPVANGVLTTDTEEQALDRAGLPESAEDKGAQATGAALQTALTLRDLRARS, from the coding sequence ATGAGCCCTGCGGCGGGAGTCCCGGATTTCCCACCTCTGGACGCATCCGGTCTGCGGCTGGCCATCGTCGCGAGCACCTGGCACAACGAGATCTGCGACGCGCTCTTGGCCGGTGCGCGCAAGGTGGCCTCCGAGTCGGGTCTCGACAACCCCACGGTGGTTCGGGTGATCGGCGCGATCGAGATCCCGGTGGTGGCGCAGGAACTCACCCGCAACCACGACGCCGTGGTCGCCCTGGGTGTGGTAATCCGCGGCCAGACACCGCATTTCGACTACGTGTGCGATGCCGTGACGCAGGGGTTGACCAGGGTCTCGCTGGACTCTTCCACCCCGGTGGCCAATGGGGTGCTGACCACCGACACCGAGGAGCAGGCGCTGGACCGCGCCGGCCTTCCGGAATCGGCCGAGGACAAGGGCGCCCAGGCGACCGGCGCGGCACTGCAGACCGCGCTGACACTGCGTGACCTGCGCGCCCGGTCGTGA
- the uvrC gene encoding excinuclease ABC subunit UvrC, with amino-acid sequence MPDPATYRPPPGSIPVEPGVYRFRDAHGRVIYVGKAKSLRSRLTSYFADVAGLHPRTRQMVTTAAKVEWTVVNTEVEALQLEYNWIKEFDPRFNVRYRDDKSYPVLAVTLNEEFPRLMVYRGPRRRGVRYFGPYSHAWAIRETLDLLTRVFPARTCSAGVFKRHKQIDRPCLLGYIDKCSAPCVGRVSAEQHRQIVDDFCDFLSGKTDRFARELEQRMHAASDELDFERAARLRDDLGALKRAMEKQAVVLGDGTDADVVAFADDELEAAVQVFHVRGGRVRGQRGWIVEKSAEAGDSGEEQLVEQFLTQFYGEQAELGGQDNQGADEAANPVPREVLVPCLPSNSEELTSWLSGLRGSRVVLRVPRRGDKRALAETVQRNAKEALQQHKLKRAGDFNARSAALQNIQDALGLADAPLRIECVDISHVQGTDVVGSLVVFEDGLPRKSDYRHFGIREAAGQGRSDDVASIAEVTRRRFARHLSEQSDPNMLTPEGKSRRFAYPPNLYVVDGGAPQVNAASAVLEDLGITDVAVIGLAKRLEEIWVPSEPDPVIMPRNSEGLYLLQRIRDEAHRFAITYHRSKRSKRMTASALDSVPGLGEHRRKALVTHFGSIARLKEATVDQITAVPGIGVATATAVLEALRPEQPAEAE; translated from the coding sequence GTGCCAGATCCCGCCACCTATCGCCCCCCGCCCGGGTCCATCCCGGTCGAGCCGGGCGTCTATCGATTCCGGGATGCGCACGGGCGGGTCATCTACGTCGGCAAGGCCAAGAGCCTGCGCAGCCGGCTGACGTCCTACTTCGCCGACGTCGCCGGCCTGCACCCGCGAACCCGGCAGATGGTGACCACCGCCGCCAAGGTGGAGTGGACGGTGGTCAACACCGAAGTCGAGGCGCTGCAGCTCGAATACAACTGGATCAAGGAGTTCGATCCGCGCTTCAACGTCCGCTACCGCGACGACAAGTCCTACCCGGTGCTGGCCGTCACCCTCAACGAAGAGTTTCCCCGGTTGATGGTCTACCGCGGCCCGCGCCGCAGGGGCGTCCGCTATTTCGGGCCCTACTCCCACGCGTGGGCGATCCGGGAGACGCTGGACCTGCTCACCCGGGTGTTCCCGGCCCGCACCTGTTCGGCCGGTGTGTTCAAGCGGCACAAGCAGATCGACCGCCCGTGCCTGCTCGGCTACATCGACAAGTGCTCGGCGCCCTGCGTCGGTCGGGTCAGCGCCGAGCAGCACCGCCAGATCGTCGACGACTTCTGCGACTTCCTGTCCGGCAAGACCGACCGGTTCGCCCGCGAGCTGGAACAGCGGATGCACGCCGCATCCGACGAACTCGACTTCGAGCGGGCGGCCCGCCTTCGTGACGACCTGGGCGCCCTCAAGCGCGCCATGGAAAAGCAGGCCGTGGTGCTGGGCGACGGCACCGACGCCGACGTGGTCGCCTTCGCCGACGACGAGCTGGAGGCGGCGGTCCAGGTGTTCCACGTCCGCGGCGGCCGGGTGCGAGGCCAGCGCGGCTGGATCGTCGAAAAGTCGGCCGAGGCCGGTGATTCCGGCGAGGAGCAGTTGGTCGAGCAATTCCTGACGCAGTTCTACGGCGAGCAGGCCGAATTGGGTGGCCAGGACAACCAAGGGGCCGACGAAGCCGCCAACCCGGTGCCGCGCGAGGTGCTGGTGCCCTGCCTGCCGTCGAACTCCGAGGAATTGACCAGCTGGCTGTCCGGCCTGCGCGGTTCGCGCGTCGTGCTGCGGGTCCCGCGCCGCGGCGACAAGCGGGCGCTGGCCGAGACCGTGCAACGCAACGCCAAAGAGGCGCTGCAGCAGCACAAGCTGAAGCGCGCCGGCGACTTCAACGCCAGATCGGCTGCGCTGCAGAACATTCAGGATGCCCTCGGCCTGGCCGACGCACCGCTGCGCATCGAATGCGTCGACATCAGCCACGTTCAGGGCACCGACGTGGTGGGTTCGTTGGTGGTGTTCGAGGATGGCCTGCCGCGCAAGTCGGACTACCGCCACTTCGGGATCCGCGAAGCCGCGGGTCAGGGACGCTCCGACGACGTCGCCTCGATCGCCGAGGTGACCCGCCGCCGGTTCGCGCGCCACCTGAGCGAACAGAGCGACCCGAATATGCTTACGCCCGAAGGGAAATCGCGCCGGTTTGCCTATCCGCCGAATCTCTACGTCGTCGACGGTGGCGCGCCGCAGGTCAACGCGGCCAGCGCCGTGCTGGAAGACCTGGGCATCACCGACGTCGCGGTGATCGGCCTGGCCAAGCGGCTGGAAGAGATATGGGTGCCGTCCGAGCCGGATCCGGTCATCATGCCGCGCAACAGCGAGGGCCTCTATCTGCTGCAACGGATTCGTGACGAGGCGCACCGGTTCGCCATCACCTACCATCGCAGCAAGCGATCCAAGCGAATGACCGCCTCGGCGCTGGATTCGGTGCCAGGATTGGGGGAGCATCGCCGCAAGGCGCTGGTAACCCATTTCGGATCGATAGCCCGCCTCAAGGAGGCCACCGTCGACCAGATCACGGCCGTTCCCGGTATCGGGGTGGCCACCGCCACCGCCGTCCTGGAGGCGTTGCGGCCCGAGCAGCCCGCGGAAGCCGAATGA
- a CDS encoding putative sugar O-methyltransferase, which produces MVFSGWPQHTPDDVAASQFARATQEMLTALSSEDFERIKDGKRPWLLDWRGHSGQGVASVDYATLRATNPELQALRQRYAGLNSGTPPVWAPGYVTPEDLLYFRGDNCYVWQFQANNTPEKHALTHSYLKTIDTLSLLDTLTEDGDFGVFTFPASDTDQDGNQRLVSRDLLDSVCELLFLQRTLQISRWPGLKVLDIGAGYGRLAYRAVTAFSNIDTYFCIDAIPESTFVSSYYLSRKGAERTRVVALDDQQDLVPGTIKLAVNIHSFSECAVEAVAYWVSRCAELKIEYLFIVPNAHEEGRYAVLLDDGTDINPLLAQYGYHLCHAEPKYRNPEVQIYGVSPAWYYLFRAAETRDAQPAPAPPRA; this is translated from the coding sequence ATGGTGTTTTCCGGCTGGCCGCAGCACACTCCCGACGATGTGGCCGCGTCGCAGTTCGCCCGCGCGACACAGGAGATGCTGACGGCCCTGTCAAGTGAGGACTTTGAGCGGATCAAGGACGGTAAGCGTCCATGGCTTCTCGACTGGCGAGGGCACTCGGGTCAAGGCGTTGCTTCCGTCGATTACGCCACCCTCCGTGCGACAAATCCCGAGCTTCAAGCGCTACGCCAGCGCTATGCCGGCCTCAACAGCGGCACACCGCCCGTTTGGGCTCCCGGTTACGTCACGCCGGAGGATCTGCTCTATTTCCGAGGCGACAATTGCTACGTCTGGCAGTTCCAGGCCAACAACACGCCCGAGAAACATGCGCTGACACACTCGTATTTGAAAACCATCGACACGCTCAGTCTTCTAGACACCCTCACCGAGGACGGCGACTTCGGCGTGTTTACGTTTCCGGCATCCGACACAGACCAAGACGGGAATCAGCGGCTCGTCAGCCGCGACCTCCTCGACTCGGTCTGTGAGCTGCTGTTTCTCCAACGTACACTGCAGATCTCGCGCTGGCCGGGGTTGAAAGTGCTCGATATCGGCGCGGGATACGGCAGGCTCGCCTACCGCGCTGTAACGGCGTTTAGCAACATCGATACCTATTTCTGCATCGACGCCATCCCCGAGTCGACGTTCGTCTCCTCGTATTACCTGTCGAGAAAAGGCGCGGAACGTACACGTGTCGTGGCGTTGGACGACCAACAGGATCTCGTTCCCGGAACGATCAAACTAGCGGTCAACATCCATAGCTTCTCTGAATGCGCGGTTGAGGCCGTCGCTTACTGGGTCTCCCGGTGCGCCGAACTCAAGATCGAGTACCTTTTCATCGTTCCTAACGCTCACGAGGAGGGGCGATACGCCGTACTGCTGGACGACGGTACCGATATCAATCCGCTACTCGCACAGTATGGTTACCACCTCTGTCATGCCGAGCCGAAGTACCGGAACCCAGAGGTCCAAATATATGGAGTTTCCCCCGCGTGGTATTACCTCTTTCGCGCCGCCGAGACTAGGGACGCCCAGCCCGCCCCAGCGCCACCAAGAGCGTGA
- the whiA gene encoding DNA-binding protein WhiA — MTTEVKDELSRLVVKSVSARRAEVTSLLRFAGGLHIVGGRVVVEAEVDLGNVARRLRKDIFELYGYNAVVHVLSASGIRKTTRYVLRVANDGEALARQTGLLDNRGRPVRGLPAQVVGGSIADAEAAWRGAFLAHGSLTEPGRSSALEVSCPGPEAALALVGAARRLGVSAKAREVRGADRVVVRDGEAIGALLTRMGAQDTRLIWEERRMRREVRATANRLANFDDANLRRSARAAVAAAARVERALEILGDTVPDHLASAGKLRVEHRQASLEELGRLADPPMTKDAVAGRIRRLLSMADRKAKIEGIPDTESAVTPDLLEDA, encoded by the coding sequence ATGACGACCGAAGTCAAGGACGAGCTCAGCCGCCTGGTCGTGAAGTCGGTGAGTGCGCGTCGCGCCGAAGTGACGTCCCTGCTGAGGTTCGCCGGCGGGTTGCACATCGTCGGCGGGCGCGTGGTGGTGGAGGCCGAGGTGGACCTGGGCAACGTCGCGCGGCGGCTGCGCAAGGACATCTTCGAGCTGTACGGCTACAACGCCGTCGTGCATGTGTTGTCCGCCAGCGGGATTCGCAAGACCACTCGCTACGTGTTGCGGGTCGCCAACGACGGCGAGGCGCTGGCCCGCCAGACCGGGCTGCTCGACAACCGCGGACGCCCGGTGCGCGGTCTGCCCGCCCAGGTCGTGGGCGGCAGCATCGCCGACGCCGAAGCCGCGTGGCGCGGAGCCTTCCTGGCGCACGGGTCGCTGACCGAGCCGGGACGCTCGTCGGCGTTGGAGGTCAGCTGCCCCGGCCCCGAGGCGGCGCTCGCCTTGGTGGGCGCCGCGCGCCGGCTCGGGGTCAGCGCGAAGGCCCGCGAGGTCCGGGGCGCCGACCGGGTGGTGGTGCGTGACGGTGAGGCGATCGGCGCGCTGCTGACCCGGATGGGCGCCCAGGACACCCGGCTCATCTGGGAGGAGCGCCGGATGCGCCGCGAGGTCCGGGCGACGGCCAACCGGCTGGCCAACTTCGATGACGCCAACCTGCGCCGCTCGGCGCGGGCCGCGGTCGCGGCCGCCGCCCGGGTGGAACGCGCGCTGGAGATTCTCGGCGACACCGTCCCCGACCACCTGGCCTCGGCCGGCAAGTTGCGCGTCGAGCACCGGCAGGCCTCGCTGGAGGAGCTGGGCCGGCTCGCCGACCCGCCGATGACGAAAGACGCTGTCGCGGGCCGCATTCGGCGGCTGCTGTCGATGGCCGACCGCAAGGCGAAAATCGAGGGCATCCCGGACACCGAATCGGCGGTGACACCGGATCTGCTGGAAGACGCGTAA